Proteins from one Sphingomonas sp. HF-S4 genomic window:
- a CDS encoding DUF815 domain-containing protein, whose amino-acid sequence MTDALTRIAEALERLAPPPAPPADPLAHPAYVWRGHSLAAARAFAPLPLMMLRGMEPQRDALLSNLERLAAGSAAQDVLLWGARGTGKSALVKSAVAAVQAQGGRLALVEAVTQHLDALPALFALLAAHDRPFVVFLDDLGFDAAGDARALRSLLEGGAEARPANTRLVVTSNRRHLVPRDIAEQASAINPRDSVDDSLALADRFGLSLGFHAIDQDTYVDIVRGYADAHGLAFEPAEAINWATRRGSRSGRVAWQYVVDLAGRSGKTL is encoded by the coding sequence ATGACCGACGCCCTCACCCGCATCGCCGAAGCTCTCGAACGCCTCGCGCCGCCGCCGGCCCCGCCCGCCGATCCGCTCGCCCACCCCGCTTATGTCTGGCGCGGCCACAGCCTCGCCGCCGCGCGCGCCTTCGCCCCGCTCCCGCTAATGATGCTCCGTGGGATGGAGCCACAGCGCGACGCGCTCCTTTCCAATCTCGAACGGCTGGCGGCGGGCAGCGCCGCGCAGGACGTCCTACTCTGGGGCGCGCGCGGCACCGGCAAGTCGGCCTTGGTCAAGAGCGCCGTCGCCGCGGTCCAGGCCCAGGGCGGCAGGCTCGCTTTGGTCGAGGCGGTCACCCAGCATCTCGATGCGCTCCCGGCGCTGTTCGCCCTGCTCGCGGCGCACGACCGCCCGTTCGTCGTCTTCCTCGACGATCTCGGCTTCGATGCCGCCGGCGACGCCCGCGCGCTGCGCTCGCTGCTCGAAGGCGGTGCCGAGGCGCGGCCTGCCAACACGCGGCTGGTCGTCACGTCGAACCGCCGCCATCTGGTCCCGCGCGACATCGCCGAACAGGCCAGCGCGATCAATCCGCGCGATTCGGTCGATGACAGCCTCGCGCTCGCCGATCGCTTCGGATTGAGCCTCGGCTTCCATGCGATCGACCAGGACACCTATGTCGACATCGTCCGCGGCTATGCCGACGCGCACGGCCTCGCCTTCGAACCCGCCGAGGCGATCAACTGGGCGACCCGCCGCGGCAGCCGCTCGGGCCGGGTCGCGTGGCAATATGTCGTCGATCTCGCCGGAAGATCGGGAAAGACGCTGTAA
- a CDS encoding sensor histidine kinase, translating to MARLGELDLPDRLAPWLPRWVTSVAVGLLATACAAVVRFIVDTLVPGAAIFSWVFPAAMIATLFARWLAGLTAASVSIGFGWYYLYPVKNSFRFETSAQAVTMGSVILTALITILLAELFRRSVRRAAHERDRQIAERELFLEEFDHRVKNNFTLVTALLDMQRRRAGEGETADALSSALTRVESIARAHRHLYRGTATPGTVDMAAYLQELCAALSDALFLRGAIVLEHRSDHAALPRDRAVSIGLIVNELVTNAAKHAFTGREGGAIAVRFAAHAPGWRLTIADNGTGMTAETRAKGRPGGLGQRLIDGFVRQARGTMQVESGAEGTTVTVDLEA from the coding sequence ATGGCGCGTCTTGGCGAACTCGATCTTCCGGACCGGCTCGCGCCCTGGCTACCCCGCTGGGTAACCTCGGTCGCGGTCGGGCTGCTCGCCACCGCCTGCGCCGCAGTGGTGCGCTTCATCGTCGATACGCTGGTGCCGGGCGCGGCGATCTTCTCCTGGGTGTTCCCCGCCGCGATGATCGCGACGCTGTTCGCGCGCTGGCTCGCCGGGCTGACCGCAGCGAGCGTATCGATCGGGTTCGGCTGGTATTATCTCTATCCGGTCAAGAACAGCTTCCGCTTCGAGACATCGGCACAGGCCGTGACGATGGGGTCGGTGATCCTCACCGCGCTGATCACGATCCTGCTCGCCGAGCTGTTCCGCCGCTCGGTGCGCCGCGCCGCGCACGAGCGCGACCGCCAGATCGCCGAGCGCGAGCTCTTCCTCGAGGAATTCGACCACCGCGTGAAGAACAACTTCACCCTGGTCACTGCGCTGCTCGACATGCAGCGCCGCCGCGCCGGCGAGGGTGAGACCGCCGACGCACTGTCGAGCGCGCTCACCCGGGTCGAGAGCATCGCCCGCGCGCACCGCCATCTCTATCGCGGCACGGCGACGCCCGGCACGGTCGACATGGCGGCCTATCTCCAGGAACTCTGCGCGGCGCTGTCCGACGCGCTGTTCCTGCGCGGCGCGATCGTGCTTGAGCATCGATCGGACCATGCCGCACTACCCCGCGACCGCGCCGTCTCGATCGGGCTGATCGTCAACGAGCTCGTCACCAACGCCGCCAAGCACGCCTTTACCGGCCGCGAGGGCGGCGCCATCGCGGTGCGGTTCGCGGCGCACGCGCCGGGCTGGCGGCTGACCATCGCCGACAACGGCACCGGCATGACCGCCGAGACCCGCGCCAAGGGCCGCCCCGGCGGCCTCGGCCAGCGGCTGATCGACGGCTTCGTCCGCCAGGCCCGCGGCACGATGCAGGTCGAAAGCGGCGCCGAGGGCACGACGGTGACGGTGGATCTGGAGGCCTAG